In Alosa sapidissima isolate fAloSap1 chromosome 4, fAloSap1.pri, whole genome shotgun sequence, the following are encoded in one genomic region:
- the phtf1 gene encoding putative homeodomain transcription factor 1 isoform X1, translating into MARIAWYQEKIGAYDQQIWEKSLEQAELKDIHSKPKKTGHIKPDLIDVDLVRGSTFSKAKPESPWTALTRKGLVRVLLFPFFFQWWIQVTSKCISTWILILYLLQVAAAVLYLQVPVASASEVVGPVCLMLLLGTVHCQIVSTESCRSLQPSPPPSRASSPVRRKRQRKSKAPKKAEDHGNGADSRQMSRQLEEKPRLLKNEKRRSPLRKSKYGPSEEISSDEEEKEGCEVAAHFHQPARDRPATALGPKPASILRKRIRSPAKSPSPPRLQPQDEGKTVTMVTGVKPRDVEHLITSVGSQAASDTDDMLWEELLQGPDSASSGSSDSEEDGRHAHSHLPPANGLSSDEETFPQVTATTSNVETHLSWLQACHPSKDRVSAIFWEQGECKKAEMSVLEISGIILTRVKVVEQGMGYLVLGGLVTATLALLPFCFRVTQRLQVARLGSMDAAELLATALGPPSARAYAFFLISTLERVCLTGFFFFMTCVAERTYKQRLLFAKLFSHLTSARKAKKSEIPHFRLKKVQNIKMWLSLRSFLKRRGPQRSVDVIVSSIFFLALSIAFICCAQLLHSHHTFLDSETNWELLIWGSSLIFFLLRLASLGAETNRKYSNASVLLTEQINLYLRMEKKPNKKEELNIVNNVLKLATKLMKELDTPFRLLGLTVNPLIYNITRVVILSAISAVVSDLLGFNIRLWKIKP; encoded by the exons ATGGCAAGGATAGCGTGGTATCAGGAGAAG ATCGGTGCCTATGACCAACAAATATGGGAGAAATCTCTGGAACAAGCTGAACTCAAG GATATTCACAGCAAACCGAAGAAAACAGGACATATCAAGCCCGATCTCATTGATGTCGATCTCGTGAGAG GCTCCACGTTCAGTAAGGCCAAGCCGGAGAGTCCTTGGACGGCCCTGACTCGGAAGGGCCTTGTGAGGGTTCTGCTCTTCCCGTTCTTCTTCCAGTGGTGGATCCAGGTCACCTCCAAATGCATCTCCACATGGATCCTCATCTTGTACCTCCTGCAAG TGGCAGCTGCGGTGTTGTACTTGCAGGTGCCGGTGGCCAGTGCCAGTGAGGTGGTGGGGCCCGTGTgtttgatgctgctgctgggcaCGGTGCACTGCCAGATCGTGTCCACCGAGTCCTGCCGCAGCCTGCAGCCCAGCCCGCCCCCCAGCAGAGCCTCCAGCCCCGTCAGGAGGAAGAG ACAGAGGAAGAGCAAGGCACCAAAGAAAGCCGAGGACCATGGGAATGGTGCAGACTCCAGACAGATGTCCAGGCAGCTGGAGGAGAAACCGAGACTCTTGAAGAATGAGAAGAGACGG AGCCCTCTGAGGAAGTCCAAGTACGGGCCCTCGGAGGAGATCTCCAGTgacgaggaggagaaggagggctgCGAGGTGGCCGCACACTTCCACCAGCCTGCCAGAGACCGGCCCGCCACAGCGCTGGGACCCAAGCCGGCCTCCATACTCAGGAAGAGGATCAGGAGCCCGGCGAAGAGCCCCTCGCCCCCTCGGCTCCAGCCTCAG GATGAAGGCAAGACTGTTACCATGGTTACGGGTGTGAAGCCACGAGACGTGGAGCATCTCATCACCTCAGTGGGCTCGCAGGCGGCGTCAGACACGGACGACATGCTGTGGGAGGAGCTTCTGCAGGGCCCTGACTCCGCCTCTTCAGGAAGTAGTGACAGCGAGGAGGATGGGCGCCACGCCCACAGCCACCTGCCTCCGGCCAATGGGCTCAGCAGCGACGAGGAGACCTTCCCACAGGTGACCGCTACGACCTCCAATGTGGAG ACTCATCTGTCATGGCTGCAGGCGTGCCACCCATCCAAAGACCGCGTGAGCGCCATCTTCTGGGAGCAGGGAGAGTGCAAAAAGGCCGAAATGTCCGTGCTGGAGATCAGTGGCATCATCCTCACACGG GTGAAGGTGGTGGAGCAGGGCATGGGCTACCTGGTGCTGGGTGGGCTGGTAACGGCCACGTTGGCGCTGCTGCCCTTCTGCTTCCGTGTGACCCAGCGTCTACAGGTGGCGCGGCTGGGCTCGATGGACGCTGCCGAGCTGCTGGCCACTGCCCTGGGGCCACCTAGCGCCCGCGCATACGCCTTCTTCCTCATCAGCACGTTGGAGCGAGTCTGCCTcactggcttcttcttcttcatgacCTGTGTTGCTGAGAGGACCTACAAACAG AGACTTCTCTTTGCTAAGCTCTTCAGCCACTTGACATCAGCGCGCAAGGCCAAGAAGTCTGAGATCCCCCATTTCAGATTGAAGAAGGTGCAGAACATCAAGATGTGGCTGTCATTACGCTCATTCCTAAAG AGGCGAGGACCCCAGCGTTCGGTGGACGTCATTGTGTCCTCCATCTTCTTCCTTGCTCTGTCCATTGCCTTCATCTGTTGTGCTCAG ctTCTTCATAGCCACCACACATTCCTGGACTCGGAGACCAACTGGGAGCTACTGATATGGGGCTCATCTCTCATCTTCTTCCTGCTGCGCCTGGCATCGCTGGGCGCAGAGACCAACCGCAAGTACAGCAACGCATCGGTGCTGCTCACTGAACag ATAAATTTGTATCTTAGGATGGAGAAGAAGCCAAACAAGAAAGAAGAGCTGAACATTGTTAATAATGTTCTGAAGCTGGCCACAAAGCTTATGAAA GAGCTGGACACTCCATTCCGGCTTCTGGGCCTGACGGTGAaccctctcatctacaacatcACCCGCGTGGTCATTCTGTCAGCCATTTCTGCAGTGGTCAGTGACCTGCTGGGCTTCAACATCAGA TTATGGAAGATAAAGCCCTGA
- the phtf1 gene encoding putative homeodomain transcription factor 1 isoform X2, protein MARIAWYQEKIGAYDQQIWEKSLEQAELKDIHSKPKKTGHIKPDLIDVDLVRGSTFSKAKPESPWTALTRKGLVRVLLFPFFFQWWIQVTSKCISTWILILYLLQVAAAVLYLQVPVASASEVVGPVCLMLLLGTVHCQIVSTESCRSLQPSPPPSRASSPVRRKRQRKSKAPKKAEDHGNGADSRQMSRQLEEKPRLLKNEKRRSPLRKSKYGPSEEISSDEEEKEGCEVAAHFHQPARDRPATALGPKPASILRKRIRSPAKSPSPPRLQPQDEGKTVTMVTGVKPRDVEHLITSVGSQAASDTDDMLWEELLQGPDSASSGSSDSEEDGRHAHSHLPPANGLSSDEETFPQTHLSWLQACHPSKDRVSAIFWEQGECKKAEMSVLEISGIILTRVKVVEQGMGYLVLGGLVTATLALLPFCFRVTQRLQVARLGSMDAAELLATALGPPSARAYAFFLISTLERVCLTGFFFFMTCVAERTYKQRLLFAKLFSHLTSARKAKKSEIPHFRLKKVQNIKMWLSLRSFLKRRGPQRSVDVIVSSIFFLALSIAFICCAQLLHSHHTFLDSETNWELLIWGSSLIFFLLRLASLGAETNRKYSNASVLLTEQINLYLRMEKKPNKKEELNIVNNVLKLATKLMKELDTPFRLLGLTVNPLIYNITRVVILSAISAVVSDLLGFNIRLWKIKP, encoded by the exons ATGGCAAGGATAGCGTGGTATCAGGAGAAG ATCGGTGCCTATGACCAACAAATATGGGAGAAATCTCTGGAACAAGCTGAACTCAAG GATATTCACAGCAAACCGAAGAAAACAGGACATATCAAGCCCGATCTCATTGATGTCGATCTCGTGAGAG GCTCCACGTTCAGTAAGGCCAAGCCGGAGAGTCCTTGGACGGCCCTGACTCGGAAGGGCCTTGTGAGGGTTCTGCTCTTCCCGTTCTTCTTCCAGTGGTGGATCCAGGTCACCTCCAAATGCATCTCCACATGGATCCTCATCTTGTACCTCCTGCAAG TGGCAGCTGCGGTGTTGTACTTGCAGGTGCCGGTGGCCAGTGCCAGTGAGGTGGTGGGGCCCGTGTgtttgatgctgctgctgggcaCGGTGCACTGCCAGATCGTGTCCACCGAGTCCTGCCGCAGCCTGCAGCCCAGCCCGCCCCCCAGCAGAGCCTCCAGCCCCGTCAGGAGGAAGAG ACAGAGGAAGAGCAAGGCACCAAAGAAAGCCGAGGACCATGGGAATGGTGCAGACTCCAGACAGATGTCCAGGCAGCTGGAGGAGAAACCGAGACTCTTGAAGAATGAGAAGAGACGG AGCCCTCTGAGGAAGTCCAAGTACGGGCCCTCGGAGGAGATCTCCAGTgacgaggaggagaaggagggctgCGAGGTGGCCGCACACTTCCACCAGCCTGCCAGAGACCGGCCCGCCACAGCGCTGGGACCCAAGCCGGCCTCCATACTCAGGAAGAGGATCAGGAGCCCGGCGAAGAGCCCCTCGCCCCCTCGGCTCCAGCCTCAG GATGAAGGCAAGACTGTTACCATGGTTACGGGTGTGAAGCCACGAGACGTGGAGCATCTCATCACCTCAGTGGGCTCGCAGGCGGCGTCAGACACGGACGACATGCTGTGGGAGGAGCTTCTGCAGGGCCCTGACTCCGCCTCTTCAGGAAGTAGTGACAGCGAGGAGGATGGGCGCCACGCCCACAGCCACCTGCCTCCGGCCAATGGGCTCAGCAGCGACGAGGAGACCTTCCCACAG ACTCATCTGTCATGGCTGCAGGCGTGCCACCCATCCAAAGACCGCGTGAGCGCCATCTTCTGGGAGCAGGGAGAGTGCAAAAAGGCCGAAATGTCCGTGCTGGAGATCAGTGGCATCATCCTCACACGG GTGAAGGTGGTGGAGCAGGGCATGGGCTACCTGGTGCTGGGTGGGCTGGTAACGGCCACGTTGGCGCTGCTGCCCTTCTGCTTCCGTGTGACCCAGCGTCTACAGGTGGCGCGGCTGGGCTCGATGGACGCTGCCGAGCTGCTGGCCACTGCCCTGGGGCCACCTAGCGCCCGCGCATACGCCTTCTTCCTCATCAGCACGTTGGAGCGAGTCTGCCTcactggcttcttcttcttcatgacCTGTGTTGCTGAGAGGACCTACAAACAG AGACTTCTCTTTGCTAAGCTCTTCAGCCACTTGACATCAGCGCGCAAGGCCAAGAAGTCTGAGATCCCCCATTTCAGATTGAAGAAGGTGCAGAACATCAAGATGTGGCTGTCATTACGCTCATTCCTAAAG AGGCGAGGACCCCAGCGTTCGGTGGACGTCATTGTGTCCTCCATCTTCTTCCTTGCTCTGTCCATTGCCTTCATCTGTTGTGCTCAG ctTCTTCATAGCCACCACACATTCCTGGACTCGGAGACCAACTGGGAGCTACTGATATGGGGCTCATCTCTCATCTTCTTCCTGCTGCGCCTGGCATCGCTGGGCGCAGAGACCAACCGCAAGTACAGCAACGCATCGGTGCTGCTCACTGAACag ATAAATTTGTATCTTAGGATGGAGAAGAAGCCAAACAAGAAAGAAGAGCTGAACATTGTTAATAATGTTCTGAAGCTGGCCACAAAGCTTATGAAA GAGCTGGACACTCCATTCCGGCTTCTGGGCCTGACGGTGAaccctctcatctacaacatcACCCGCGTGGTCATTCTGTCAGCCATTTCTGCAGTGGTCAGTGACCTGCTGGGCTTCAACATCAGA TTATGGAAGATAAAGCCCTGA
- the LOC121706457 gene encoding uncharacterized protein LOC121706457 produces MFSFKTGVTLAVLAMLVVAVHCGIGEGTNSYNYDLHKMSDLTKLYNSKVYVADRMRRPLKGTTFQIGLISHSGVRVTLKDGTKWLVHKGDAFGISSQTVVVDARHMSNTWKIIETKNFQGSKTVSDFVKAGGTDYSLIFDNCHDASGRMFDQ; encoded by the exons ATGTTCTCCTTCAAAACTGGTGTTACATTGGCCGTCCTGGCCATGCTTGTGGTAGCTGTTCATTGTGGAATTGGAGAAG GAACAAATTCCTACAACTATGACTTGCACAAGATGTCCGACCTTACGAAGCTGTACAATTCCAAGGTTTATGTGGCTGACAGAATGAGACGACCTTTAAAAGGCACAACCTTCCAAATTGGACTAATCAGCCATTCTGGAGTCAG GGTAACTCTGAAGGATGGCACCAAGTGGCTGGTGCACAAGGGGGATGCGTTTGGCATCAGCAGCCAGACTGTTGTGGTCGATGCTCGCCACATGAGCAACACCTGGAAG ATTATTGAGACCAAAAATTTCCAAGGCTCCAAGACTGTGTCGGATTTTGTGAAAGCAGGAGGCACTGATTACAGCCTTATTTTTGACAACTGTCATGATGCATCTGGGCGAATGTTCGACCAGTAA